From one Vibrio neonatus genomic stretch:
- the fruA gene encoding PTS fructose transporter subunit IIBC, translated as MNIAIITACPSGVANSIIAAGLLEKAAQSLQISAKIECQSKVVKGDTLTQHDIDNADAIIIAADTPIDTSRFVGKSVYQGSIGNAVSNASEFLNKAIHNATTLTNADVTTASAASAPSASASKKIVAITACPTGVAHTFMAAEALESEAVRQGHQIKVETRGSVGAKNQLTDQEIQDADLVIIAADIDVPLDRFDGKLLYRTKTGPALKKTKQEIENAFAQATTYKATGAATSSDSNTASKGVYQHLMTGVSHMLPVVVAGGLIIALSFVFGIEAFKEEGTLAASLMKIGGASAFALMIPVLAGYIAFSIADRPGLAPGLVGGMLASSLGAGFLGGIAAGFIAGYSAKFIAEKLSLPQSMEALKPILIIPFVATLFTGLVMIYVVGSPVAATMGGLENFLNTMGAGNAVMLGILLGAMMCFDLGGPVNKAAYAFGVGLLASQQYAPMAAIMAAGMVPALGMGLATFLAKNKFESSAREAGKASFVLGLCFISEGAIPFAAKDPMRVIPSCMIGGAITGALCMLFGAELLAPHGGLFVLLIPNAITPVVMYLVAIAAGTLVTGFTYAFLKKSDQKVLAQA; from the coding sequence ATGAATATTGCAATTATTACAGCCTGCCCAAGTGGAGTTGCGAACAGCATCATCGCTGCGGGACTTTTAGAAAAAGCCGCTCAATCGCTACAGATCAGTGCGAAAATTGAATGCCAATCTAAAGTCGTAAAAGGAGATACATTAACCCAGCACGATATAGATAACGCCGATGCCATTATCATCGCCGCAGATACCCCAATTGATACCTCTCGCTTTGTTGGGAAAAGTGTCTACCAAGGAAGTATTGGAAATGCCGTAAGCAATGCCAGTGAGTTCTTAAATAAAGCAATTCACAATGCAACGACGCTAACCAATGCCGATGTGACAACAGCAAGTGCGGCAAGTGCGCCAAGTGCTTCTGCTAGCAAAAAGATTGTGGCAATCACCGCCTGCCCTACTGGCGTTGCACATACCTTTATGGCCGCTGAAGCTCTAGAATCAGAAGCGGTACGTCAAGGACACCAAATAAAAGTAGAAACACGTGGTTCGGTTGGTGCTAAAAACCAACTGACTGACCAAGAAATCCAAGACGCGGATTTAGTAATTATTGCCGCTGATATTGATGTGCCACTGGATCGTTTTGATGGCAAATTACTGTATCGCACCAAAACTGGCCCTGCGCTTAAGAAAACCAAGCAAGAAATTGAAAATGCGTTTGCCCAAGCAACTACCTATAAAGCAACAGGCGCAGCAACCTCTAGTGACAGCAACACTGCTAGCAAAGGCGTCTATCAACACTTAATGACCGGTGTATCGCACATGCTACCGGTTGTGGTTGCAGGTGGACTTATCATTGCTCTTAGCTTCGTGTTTGGTATTGAAGCATTTAAAGAAGAAGGCACCCTTGCTGCCTCATTAATGAAGATTGGTGGCGCTTCTGCATTTGCCTTGATGATTCCAGTGCTTGCTGGTTACATCGCCTTTTCCATCGCTGACCGTCCAGGACTTGCACCCGGTCTAGTGGGTGGCATGTTAGCCAGTTCATTAGGCGCAGGCTTCCTTGGTGGCATAGCGGCAGGTTTCATTGCCGGTTACAGCGCAAAATTTATCGCCGAAAAACTCTCTTTACCACAGTCGATGGAAGCACTTAAACCCATCTTAATCATTCCTTTTGTTGCGACTCTGTTTACTGGTTTAGTTATGATTTACGTGGTCGGTAGCCCAGTGGCAGCAACAATGGGTGGCCTTGAGAACTTCCTAAACACTATGGGCGCAGGTAATGCGGTAATGCTAGGTATTTTACTTGGCGCAATGATGTGCTTTGACTTAGGCGGTCCAGTAAACAAAGCAGCGTATGCGTTCGGTGTGGGTCTACTTGCATCACAACAATACGCACCAATGGCGGCAATTATGGCGGCAGGTATGGTACCTGCACTCGGTATGGGTCTAGCGACTTTCTTAGCGAAAAACAAGTTTGAATCCAGTGCTCGTGAAGCAGGTAAAGCCTCTTTTGTACTAGGTTTATGCTTTATCTCAGAAGGTGCGATTCCATTTGCAGCTAAAGATCCAATGCGTGTTATCCCATCATGTATGATTGGCGGAGCAATTACCGGTGCGCTATGTATGTTGTTTGGCGCAGAGTTACTGGCACCACACGGCGGCTTATTCGTACTGTTAATTCCAAACGCAATTACACCAGTGGTGATGTACTTAGTGGCAATTGCCGCAGGTACACTGGTGACTGGCTTCACTTACGCTTTCTTGAAGAAAAGCGACCAGAAAGTATTAGCGCAAGCGTAA
- the pfkB gene encoding 1-phosphofructokinase — MTSTTNKVVTVTLNPALDLTGSVKGLHLGLVNLVEQGSLHAAGKGVNVAKVLSELGAEVTVTGFLGKDNPELFSQLFDDIKAKDAFIRVDGATRINVKLIEEDGRVSDINFPGVAVTEADIKAFEETLFALAKDHDYFVIAGSLPKGISPQLCASWIEKLHQLGKKVLFDSSRDALRAGLDAKPWLIKPNDEELAEFVGRSLSTAEQCQQAALELADKGIDNIVVSMGANGVMWLKQGKWLFSQPPKMNVVSTVGAGDTLVAGLCWGHMQNMEKEPLLQFATGLSALAVAQVGVGIPSKEQLHSVINQVDVRHSITTK; from the coding sequence ATGACTTCAACAACCAACAAAGTAGTCACCGTTACCTTAAACCCTGCGTTAGATCTAACAGGCAGTGTAAAGGGGCTACATTTAGGCTTAGTAAACCTTGTTGAACAAGGCTCACTACACGCCGCAGGCAAAGGCGTCAACGTCGCTAAAGTGCTGAGTGAACTTGGCGCAGAGGTCACGGTAACCGGCTTTTTAGGCAAAGATAACCCAGAGTTATTTAGCCAACTATTTGACGATATCAAAGCCAAAGATGCCTTTATTCGAGTCGATGGCGCAACACGCATTAATGTCAAATTGATTGAAGAAGATGGCAGAGTCAGCGACATCAACTTCCCTGGCGTGGCGGTCACAGAAGCAGATATCAAAGCCTTTGAAGAAACCCTGTTTGCACTTGCCAAAGACCATGACTATTTCGTGATAGCAGGTAGTTTACCCAAAGGGATTTCACCACAGCTTTGCGCCTCGTGGATTGAAAAACTGCATCAACTTGGCAAAAAAGTCCTGTTTGATAGCAGTCGCGATGCGCTGCGTGCTGGACTGGACGCGAAGCCTTGGCTTATCAAACCTAACGATGAAGAACTGGCTGAGTTTGTCGGCCGCTCATTAAGCACTGCCGAGCAGTGCCAACAAGCCGCATTAGAGCTTGCCGATAAAGGCATCGATAACATCGTCGTGTCGATGGGTGCAAACGGCGTAATGTGGCTAAAACAGGGAAAATGGTTATTTTCCCAACCACCGAAAATGAACGTTGTTAGCACCGTTGGTGCTGGTGACACATTAGTTGCAGGCCTATGTTGGGGCCATATGCAAAACATGGAAAAAGAACCCTTGTTGCAGTTTGCTACAGGTTTATCCGCTCTTGCCGTCGCCCAAGTTGGAGTCGGTATACCCAGTAAAGAACAATTGCACAGCGTCATCAATCAAGTTGATGTACGACACTCTATTACAACTAAATAA
- a CDS encoding DUF805 domain-containing protein, which translates to MGILSFQGRASRKTYWLMFVICLVISVGMRLALDSNLSHQSPDNVSPLASFVTFIVSILLMWWSIATQVRRLHDLDKTGWWVVVNLVPLIGSLLMLIYLGFFKGSDGHNRFGSAVV; encoded by the coding sequence ATGGGCATTCTTTCATTTCAAGGCCGCGCCAGTCGCAAAACGTATTGGTTGATGTTCGTCATCTGTTTAGTGATAAGCGTAGGTATGCGTCTCGCACTTGATAGCAATTTATCTCATCAGAGTCCCGACAATGTTTCGCCATTAGCATCGTTTGTGACTTTTATAGTGAGTATCTTGTTGATGTGGTGGTCTATCGCAACACAAGTAAGACGCTTACACGACCTTGATAAAACAGGTTGGTGGGTAGTGGTCAACCTAGTGCCTTTGATTGGTTCACTATTGATGTTGATTTATCTTGGCTTTTTTAAAGGCAGTGATGGACACAATCGTTTTGGTTCAGCGGTCGTTTAG
- the fruB gene encoding fused PTS fructose transporter subunit IIA/HPr protein, producing MLTITTQDITLQQKAVDKKTAIQSIAKSLADKQLVESGYVQGMLNRESQNSTFLGNGIAIPHGTVNTRSLVKSTGVAIHHFPDGVPWGDGNTVYLAIGIAAKSDEHLGILKQLTKVLSSDGVESALQNAETAQTIVGLLNGDVQFDADFNESLIELNFPANDVLQLAAVAGGLLKNQGSVDNDFIADLVTKTPTNLGQGLWLLSSDVGCQRTAMSFVTTANHCQYQGQPVKGLVAFSATNATHQPMLTTLTNTVALQRQNELLQSTPQALLALFSSDSDAADASEAAAQAQFTIKNAHGLHARPGAMLVAEAKKFQSDIKVCNLDGEAKPVNAKSLMKVIAMGVKHGHKLQFSADGIDAEAALKAIGIAIESGLGEG from the coding sequence ATGCTCACAATTACGACACAAGACATCACATTGCAGCAAAAAGCGGTTGATAAAAAAACAGCGATTCAAAGCATTGCCAAAAGTCTAGCGGACAAACAACTTGTTGAGTCTGGCTATGTTCAAGGAATGCTAAACCGTGAATCGCAAAACTCGACCTTTTTGGGTAACGGCATTGCTATCCCCCATGGCACAGTAAACACGCGCTCGCTAGTAAAAAGCACCGGCGTTGCAATCCATCACTTTCCCGACGGTGTGCCGTGGGGTGACGGCAATACAGTGTATTTAGCGATTGGCATTGCCGCTAAATCTGATGAACATTTAGGCATTTTAAAACAGTTAACTAAAGTTCTCTCATCTGATGGTGTGGAAAGTGCCCTGCAAAATGCAGAAACGGCGCAAACGATTGTCGGCTTACTTAACGGTGACGTGCAATTTGATGCCGATTTCAATGAGTCCCTTATCGAGCTTAACTTCCCAGCTAACGATGTATTGCAACTGGCCGCCGTTGCCGGGGGCTTGCTTAAAAACCAAGGCAGCGTAGACAATGACTTTATCGCTGATTTGGTCACGAAAACGCCGACCAATCTAGGTCAAGGTCTATGGTTGCTGTCCAGTGATGTCGGCTGTCAGCGCACTGCTATGTCATTTGTGACTACCGCAAACCACTGCCAGTACCAAGGACAACCAGTGAAAGGTTTAGTGGCATTTTCTGCCACTAACGCAACTCATCAACCTATGCTCACCACCTTAACGAACACTGTGGCTTTGCAAAGACAAAACGAGCTGTTGCAATCCACACCACAAGCCTTGCTTGCTCTGTTTTCAAGTGATAGTGACGCAGCTGATGCTAGCGAAGCGGCGGCTCAAGCCCAATTTACTATCAAAAATGCACACGGTTTGCACGCAAGACCTGGCGCAATGTTGGTGGCTGAAGCGAAGAAATTCCAATCCGATATCAAAGTGTGCAACTTAGACGGCGAAGCAAAACCGGTAAACGCTAAGAGCCTGATGAAGGTGATTGCGATGGGCGTCAAACATGGTCACAAATTACAGTTTTCTGCCGATGGTATTGATGCAGAAGCGGCGCTAAAGGCCATCGGAATCGCCATAGAATCTGGTCTTGGTGAAGGATAA
- a CDS encoding M3 family metallopeptidase, whose translation MNPQNYLNSLNRDYLNVHRQKEDLFWTTYMGTSNDQAGSAAAETKWNQFLSDPERLSQIQQQLEQLNQLDSNEETQLVKQGLQGWLATFKAHALPTEESRQLKADLIKFESDLFEKKQNYTQVFIDADGNEQQGSLPVLAANIRTSDHEAVRKSSHQALLDVEQWLLHNGFLDLVKLRNKFARSLGFDNFFDYSIVKTEQMSTDELFAILDDFEQRTRDSNLRSLQELAAEKGDSAVEAHNFVFSFSGDAMRDLDQYVPFSQSLRRWIESFGRLNITYANAELTLDLLDRKGKYPNGFCHGPIPSFVDENSQWVAAKVNFTSNAKPDQVGSGYDGINTLFHEGGHAAHFSNVKMNAPCFAQEFAPTSMAYAETQSMFCDSLLGDGDWLKLYALNEKGEAISDDVIKAMVESKQPFRAYGERSILVVPYFERALYQLSEQELTPENVTRLARETEQKIQGLACSPRPLMAIPHLLSDESACAYQGYLLAHMAVYQTRAYFTKKFGFLTDNPEIGPLLEQHYWRQGNAVNHNQTIIQLTGEGFNAKYLADECNLTSEQAWDNELQKIAGLADRERASVHALDARISIVDGDKELANNELSDEQMCQGFERYIVETYGR comes from the coding sequence ATGAACCCGCAAAACTACCTTAACTCTTTAAATAGAGATTATCTGAATGTGCATCGTCAAAAAGAAGACCTGTTTTGGACAACTTATATGGGGACGTCAAACGATCAGGCGGGTTCAGCTGCCGCTGAAACCAAGTGGAACCAGTTTCTAAGTGACCCTGAAAGATTGAGCCAAATTCAGCAACAGCTTGAGCAATTAAATCAATTAGACAGCAATGAAGAAACGCAGTTGGTGAAACAAGGTTTGCAAGGCTGGTTAGCGACTTTTAAGGCGCACGCTTTACCTACCGAAGAATCTCGTCAACTAAAAGCCGATTTAATTAAGTTTGAATCGGATCTGTTTGAGAAAAAACAAAACTACACTCAAGTGTTTATTGATGCTGATGGTAACGAACAACAAGGTTCACTGCCGGTATTGGCGGCAAACATTCGTACCAGTGATCATGAAGCGGTGCGTAAATCGTCTCACCAAGCCTTGCTAGATGTGGAGCAATGGCTACTGCACAATGGATTTTTAGATCTGGTTAAGCTGCGCAATAAGTTTGCTCGCTCATTAGGCTTTGATAACTTCTTTGACTATTCCATTGTAAAAACAGAGCAAATGTCGACAGACGAGCTGTTTGCCATTTTAGACGACTTTGAACAGCGAACTCGCGACAGTAATTTACGCAGTTTGCAGGAGTTGGCGGCAGAAAAAGGCGATAGCGCCGTTGAAGCGCACAACTTTGTATTCTCTTTCTCTGGCGATGCAATGCGTGATTTGGATCAGTACGTGCCATTTTCACAATCGCTTCGTCGTTGGATTGAGTCGTTTGGTCGCCTTAACATCACCTATGCAAATGCGGAATTGACCTTAGATCTTTTGGATCGTAAAGGTAAATACCCTAATGGATTCTGTCATGGTCCAATTCCATCATTTGTCGATGAAAATTCGCAATGGGTTGCGGCAAAAGTGAATTTCACTAGTAACGCTAAACCCGATCAAGTCGGTAGTGGCTATGACGGAATTAATACATTGTTCCACGAAGGTGGACATGCCGCGCACTTCTCGAATGTGAAAATGAACGCGCCGTGTTTTGCGCAAGAGTTTGCACCAACTTCAATGGCATACGCTGAAACACAATCGATGTTTTGTGACAGCTTACTAGGGGACGGTGATTGGCTAAAACTGTACGCGCTGAATGAGAAGGGCGAAGCCATCTCAGATGACGTGATTAAAGCGATGGTGGAAAGCAAACAGCCGTTTCGCGCTTATGGTGAACGTAGCATCTTAGTGGTGCCGTATTTTGAACGTGCTTTATACCAACTTTCTGAGCAAGAGCTGACGCCTGAAAACGTGACTCGCCTTGCTCGTGAAACAGAGCAAAAGATCCAAGGTTTGGCCTGTAGCCCACGACCGCTAATGGCGATCCCGCACTTATTGTCGGATGAATCTGCTTGTGCGTACCAAGGGTATTTATTGGCGCACATGGCGGTTTATCAAACTCGCGCGTACTTTACCAAGAAGTTTGGCTTCCTTACCGATAACCCTGAAATTGGTCCGTTGCTAGAGCAGCACTACTGGCGTCAAGGTAATGCGGTCAATCATAATCAGACCATTATTCAACTGACAGGCGAGGGCTTTAATGCCAAATATCTGGCGGATGAGTGTAACTTAACGTCTGAGCAAGCGTGGGACAACGAACTACAAAAAATTGCGGGTTTAGCGGATCGTGAACGTGCAAGTGTACACGCTTTAGACGCTCGCATTAGTATTGTGGATGGCGATAAAGAATTGGCAAACAATGAGCTTAGCGATGAGCAAATGTGCCAAGGTTTTGAACGCTATATCGTAGAGACCTACGGACGTTAA